One part of the Saprospiraceae bacterium genome encodes these proteins:
- the panB gene encoding 3-methyl-2-oxobutanoate hydroxymethyltransferase has protein sequence MSIHKDLKRITTNTITEMKLQGEKIAMLTAYDFSMAKLLDAAGIDILLVGDSASNVMAGHETTLPITLDQMIYHAQSVVRAVRRALVVVDLPFGSYQGNTKRALESSIRIMKESGAHAVKLEGGSEVTDSIRRIISAGIPVMGHLGLTPQSIYKFGTYVVRAKEEAEADKLRHDAKLLEKSGCFSIVLEKIPAKLALEVSQSLTIPTIGIGAGAGTDGQVLVSHDMLGINHEFHPRFLRRYANLFEIIDQAVKNYTADVKSHSFPNESEQY, from the coding sequence ATGTCTATTCACAAAGATCTCAAACGTATTACAACTAATACGATTACTGAAATGAAACTTCAAGGTGAGAAAATTGCTATGCTCACTGCCTATGATTTTTCAATGGCTAAATTACTGGATGCTGCGGGTATTGATATTCTGCTAGTCGGGGATTCTGCTTCCAATGTCATGGCTGGTCATGAAACTACCCTGCCGATTACCTTGGATCAAATGATTTATCATGCCCAATCTGTCGTGAGAGCAGTTCGAAGAGCCTTAGTAGTTGTTGATCTTCCTTTTGGATCGTATCAAGGGAATACAAAAAGAGCCCTTGAATCATCGATTCGGATTATGAAGGAAAGCGGTGCTCATGCTGTTAAGCTGGAAGGTGGCTCAGAAGTTACAGATTCAATTCGGCGGATAATATCAGCTGGTATACCTGTAATGGGACATCTTGGATTAACTCCTCAATCTATCTATAAATTTGGCACTTATGTTGTAAGGGCAAAAGAAGAGGCAGAAGCTGATAAATTAAGACATGATGCCAAACTTCTTGAAAAATCAGGATGTTTTAGTATTGTTCTCGAAAAAATACCAGCTAAACTTGCTTTAGAAGTCAGCCAAAGTCTTACAATCCCAACAATTGGCATAGGTGCAGGTGCTGGAACAGATGGGCAAGTATTGGTAAGTCATGATATGTTAGGTATTAATCATGAATTTCATCCCCGCTTTTTAAGACGTTATGCAAATCTTTTTGAAATTATTGACCAGGCAGTTAAAAACTATACTGCAGATGTTAAGAGTCATAGTTTCCCCAATGAATCCGAGCAATATTAA
- a CDS encoding M4 family metallopeptidase has translation MQRILLCFISSFFIMPVFSQIAGVSILEKQIQHGNAVWYQLKTAEPTKASQFFSKYAFEIGLTEQTEMKLVYSNTESKSVHHYKFQQYHNGIRVLGAEMILHESNGNVETLNGTFGKNLSIETNAKIESHAVLDLALKLLPSTKYVWENDASLYPKPELLIMDKAFPENSGDFILVYKVDIYSLNPFAKMRYYFNAENGELVLSHSILHACFGGIGDAHTLYHGIRPMETSVMTTGRFELVDNTRGNGIETMSASGRKYTDGDNIWEKDSFPQRKGALDVHFGSQSTYDYYKNHFNRNGIDGKNGKLINRIVDSVTLVNAFWEGAGTLFGIGDNKDTGPLTSLDVVAHEMTHGVTQFTCGLEYLYECGALNEGFSDIFGKAVEFEYDSANFNWLLGSRFFFKPDTAFRSLSNPNRFKNPKNYKGSFWVANSSDNGGVHSNSGVINHWFYLLVEGGIGTNETGKTYNVEKIGMDAAIQLVYNAMTNYLISTSFYFDVREATLTITENQYGKCSKEYRNIAEAWKAVGMGLGVTEADLLLVNNKIPLVTCKEGLYPVEVRLVNQSCDKSYPAGTDIQFSIQITGKNPIIENYTSTQDLLPGESFIYKFLSPARIDKTNTRINIYALLPDDIDTSNNRVQITVTKNNNSDHDFRVNSLNVSGSPCENKQLRATVNANFNGCSPVPAGTELDLVLKFDNQEIIKKVKTVTTIYPGANYRSTAFDIDRTFAGYKRILATLGYPLDTVLTNNSTSFNAVYINNAEIGYLEPFDNTTFDSTLLGIKKDSFQVVNIHDIGTSPAIIFSGGKIFNAANSFIPTNGPTLANFMSSNPKFTSTLYLCVNTENLQKAILSFDYIHKLGTTVYDSTLLTSPIYAAATRIIFKNEQGTTIGMPSYISDANTELKLNYYESDIPLTGGPISIEITNITLDGPIDENVSSLEFKDYVLIDNLKISGEIVFTNQADQIKIQVDPNPFGDHILLSVLNEKLPLNYKLVNSLGSIAMQDKIVGNNMEIKTHELPTGTYILQIFNSAGILKSEKLIKL, from the coding sequence ATGCAACGAATCTTACTTTGCTTCATAAGCAGCTTCTTTATAATGCCAGTATTTAGCCAAATTGCTGGTGTTTCTATTTTAGAAAAACAAATTCAACATGGAAATGCTGTATGGTATCAACTAAAAACAGCTGAACCTACAAAAGCATCTCAGTTTTTTAGTAAGTATGCCTTTGAAATAGGATTAACAGAGCAAACTGAAATGAAACTGGTCTATTCCAACACTGAATCTAAAAGTGTACATCATTATAAATTTCAACAATATCATAATGGGATTAGAGTCCTTGGTGCAGAAATGATTCTACATGAAAGTAATGGCAATGTGGAAACATTGAATGGTACTTTTGGTAAAAATCTAAGCATTGAAACGAATGCAAAAATTGAATCTCATGCAGTTTTAGATCTAGCATTAAAGCTATTACCTTCAACAAAATATGTTTGGGAAAATGATGCTTCACTGTATCCAAAACCCGAATTACTAATAATGGACAAAGCATTTCCGGAGAATTCTGGAGATTTTATACTTGTATATAAGGTAGATATTTATAGTTTAAATCCATTTGCAAAAATGCGTTATTATTTTAATGCAGAAAATGGTGAATTAGTTTTATCACATTCTATTTTGCATGCGTGTTTTGGTGGCATCGGTGATGCACATACATTATATCATGGAATTCGTCCAATGGAAACATCCGTTATGACTACAGGCCGATTTGAATTAGTAGATAACACCAGAGGAAATGGAATAGAAACAATGTCAGCCAGTGGAAGAAAATATACAGACGGTGATAATATTTGGGAAAAGGATTCATTTCCACAAAGAAAGGGTGCATTAGATGTACATTTTGGTTCTCAAAGTACTTATGATTACTATAAGAACCATTTCAATCGCAATGGTATTGATGGTAAAAACGGAAAACTTATCAATAGAATAGTAGATTCAGTCACCTTAGTTAATGCATTTTGGGAAGGCGCTGGAACATTATTTGGAATTGGCGACAATAAAGATACCGGACCTTTGACTTCATTAGATGTAGTTGCTCATGAAATGACACATGGTGTAACACAATTTACCTGTGGTCTTGAGTATTTATATGAATGCGGAGCGTTAAATGAAGGATTTAGTGATATTTTTGGAAAAGCCGTAGAATTTGAATATGATTCTGCAAATTTTAATTGGTTATTAGGTTCTAGATTCTTTTTTAAGCCTGATACCGCTTTTAGAAGCCTTTCAAATCCCAATCGTTTTAAAAATCCAAAAAATTACAAAGGGTCATTTTGGGTAGCAAACAGTTCGGATAATGGAGGAGTCCATTCGAATAGTGGCGTTATTAATCATTGGTTTTATCTTTTAGTAGAAGGTGGAATTGGAACAAATGAAACAGGTAAAACATACAATGTAGAAAAAATTGGAATGGATGCTGCCATACAGTTAGTGTATAATGCTATGACCAATTATTTAATTTCTACTTCTTTTTATTTCGATGTGCGAGAAGCTACTTTAACGATTACGGAAAATCAATATGGAAAATGTTCGAAAGAATATAGAAATATTGCAGAAGCCTGGAAAGCTGTCGGCATGGGACTTGGCGTTACCGAAGCAGACTTATTACTAGTAAATAATAAAATTCCTTTGGTTACTTGCAAGGAAGGTTTGTATCCAGTCGAAGTGCGATTGGTTAACCAAAGTTGTGATAAATCATATCCTGCTGGAACGGATATTCAATTCTCCATACAAATAACTGGAAAAAATCCAATCATCGAAAATTATACAAGTACCCAAGATTTATTACCCGGAGAATCTTTTATTTATAAATTTTTAAGTCCGGCAAGAATCGATAAAACTAACACTAGAATTAACATTTATGCTTTACTGCCAGATGATATTGACACATCAAATAACCGTGTTCAAATCACGGTAACAAAAAACAATAACAGTGATCATGATTTCAGAGTGAATAGTTTAAATGTTTCTGGATCGCCTTGTGAAAACAAGCAACTTAGAGCAACTGTAAATGCAAATTTTAATGGTTGTTCTCCGGTTCCTGCTGGTACTGAATTAGATCTCGTGTTGAAATTTGATAATCAGGAAATTATTAAAAAAGTTAAAACAGTTACAACGATTTATCCAGGCGCTAATTATCGTTCTACTGCATTTGATATTGACCGCACGTTTGCTGGATATAAACGAATCCTTGCCACATTAGGATATCCTTTGGACACCGTATTAACTAATAATTCTACAAGTTTTAATGCGGTATATATTAATAATGCTGAAATTGGATATCTAGAGCCATTTGACAATACAACATTCGATTCCACATTGCTAGGAATCAAAAAGGATTCTTTTCAAGTAGTTAATATCCATGATATTGGTACATCACCTGCTATAATCTTTAGTGGTGGAAAAATATTTAATGCTGCTAATAGCTTTATACCAACGAATGGACCTACACTCGCTAATTTCATGTCGAGTAATCCAAAATTCACAAGTACGCTTTATTTGTGTGTAAATACTGAAAATCTACAAAAGGCAATATTGTCATTTGATTATATTCACAAATTGGGAACAACTGTTTATGATTCTACTTTGTTAACGAGTCCGATTTATGCAGCGGCAACCAGAATTATTTTCAAAAATGAACAGGGCACTACAATAGGAATGCCAAGTTATATTTCTGATGCAAATACGGAACTCAAATTGAATTATTATGAATCTGATATTCCACTCACAGGAGGACCTATAAGTATTGAAATAACAAATATTACCCTGGATGGTCCTATCGATGAAAATGTTAGTTCTCTTGAGTTTAAAGATTATGTTTTAATTGATAATCTTAAAATTAGCGGTGAAATAGTTTTTACCAATCAAGCAGATCAAATAAAAATTCAGGTGGATCCAAATCCATTTGGAGATCATATTCTACTTTCTGTATTAAATGAGAAGCTTCCGTTGAATTACAAATTGGTAAATTCTTTAGGTAGCATTGCAATGCAAGATAAAATAGTCGGAAATAATATGGAAATTAAAACGCATGAACTTCCAACAGGCACTTATATTCTTCAAATATTTAATTCTGCAGGCATTCTAAAAAGTGAAAAGTTAATAAAATTATAA
- a CDS encoding DUF1501 domain-containing protein, translating to MCNDHNLNNNLFRSDLGEKHTEDHLLWNRRQFLLTGGIAGLGSMLLSGIPVNPLFSKAFASPLVQGGDNILVLVKMFGGNDGLNMVFPHSDAAGKAEYINYRPSLSQKFGTDYNSNTVLSGFGSDDFALPGTMASLMSLWNSGNMNILHNVGYPNQDYSHFTSIDNWASAADNSLDPRSKSGYMGRYLEQDFPVFNETPPTVPPALRIGYNADLVFKSASNQQFELVFNDPNEFYRLAQFGKLYPTDGLGDCPQGQEVEFLRQLTNNSLRYSQSVTQAYNSTINKVAYPANTTSRIAEQLKIVSRLIKGKLGTRVYMVYMDGYDTHADQKNYHNGLLGNLADSISSFFADLQADNADKNVCMMTFSEFGRTIRENGSVGTDHGNMSPIMLFGDAVKGGFTGTPMNLNDATLKAGDARVYFEKQTSLDFRHMYSTVMEQWLCLDTELVNYSLGENYSRLSLFDNPCTGSSSGSNYNTILLGHNPNEFNSKIVDLKFSQLHSNEVKLVVKSVNGKTLAVLHEGYTVKGSYTIPFDPQKWKIQPGEYIYQLDSAGKTFMRRFNIF from the coding sequence ATGTGTAACGATCATAATTTAAATAATAATTTGTTCCGCTCAGATCTTGGAGAAAAACATACAGAAGATCATTTATTATGGAATAGAAGACAATTCCTTTTAACCGGGGGAATAGCAGGCCTGGGTTCTATGCTTTTAAGTGGAATTCCAGTGAATCCATTATTTTCAAAAGCATTTGCATCGCCCTTAGTTCAAGGCGGTGATAATATTTTAGTTTTAGTGAAAATGTTTGGAGGAAATGATGGCTTGAATATGGTGTTTCCGCATTCGGATGCAGCAGGTAAAGCAGAATATATTAATTATAGACCTAGTTTGAGTCAAAAATTTGGTACAGATTATAATTCAAACACCGTTTTATCAGGATTTGGCAGTGATGATTTTGCCTTGCCTGGTACGATGGCCTCCTTAATGTCTTTATGGAATTCAGGCAATATGAATATTTTGCATAATGTGGGTTATCCTAACCAAGATTATTCTCATTTTACTTCCATAGATAATTGGGCTAGTGCTGCAGATAATTCACTTGATCCCAGATCTAAATCTGGGTATATGGGAAGATATCTGGAACAAGATTTTCCCGTATTTAATGAAACTCCACCTACTGTTCCACCAGCATTGCGAATTGGCTATAATGCAGACCTTGTATTTAAATCTGCTAGTAACCAACAGTTTGAATTAGTCTTCAATGATCCAAATGAATTTTATCGATTAGCTCAATTTGGAAAATTATATCCTACAGATGGATTAGGAGATTGTCCCCAAGGTCAGGAAGTAGAATTTTTAAGACAATTAACCAATAATTCATTGCGCTATTCTCAATCCGTTACACAAGCTTATAATTCAACTATAAATAAAGTAGCATACCCAGCTAATACTACTTCCAGAATCGCTGAACAATTAAAAATTGTATCTCGACTAATAAAAGGTAAACTTGGTACCCGGGTTTACATGGTTTATATGGATGGTTATGATACGCATGCAGATCAGAAAAATTATCATAACGGACTATTAGGAAATCTTGCTGATTCTATATCTTCATTCTTTGCAGATTTGCAAGCTGATAATGCAGATAAAAACGTATGCATGATGACCTTTTCGGAATTTGGAAGAACTATACGCGAAAATGGATCTGTGGGCACCGATCATGGAAATATGTCTCCTATCATGTTATTTGGTGATGCTGTAAAAGGAGGTTTTACAGGTACCCCTATGAACTTAAATGATGCAACTTTAAAAGCAGGGGATGCAAGGGTATATTTTGAGAAACAAACAAGTTTGGATTTTAGACATATGTATTCTACCGTCATGGAGCAATGGTTATGTTTGGATACTGAATTAGTAAATTACAGTTTAGGTGAAAACTACAGCCGTTTAAGTCTATTTGATAATCCATGCACAGGAAGCAGTTCAGGATCCAATTATAATACGATTCTTTTAGGACATAACCCAAATGAATTCAATTCTAAAATTGTGGATCTCAAGTTTTCCCAACTGCATTCAAATGAAGTAAAACTAGTAGTTAAATCCGTTAATGGAAAAACGCTCGCTGTATTGCATGAAGGCTATACAGTAAAAGGCTCCTATACAATTCCATTCGATCCGCAAAAATGGAAAATTCAACCAGGCGAGTATATATACCAATTGGATAGTGCAGGAAAAACATTCATGAGAAGATTTAATATTTTTTAA
- the dnaK gene encoding molecular chaperone DnaK, whose amino-acid sequence MGKIIGIDLGTTNSCVAVMEGNEPVVIANDEGRRTTPSIVAFLDNGERKVGDPAKRQAITNPRKTISSIKRFMGGRFDEMNLETGRMTYKVAKGDNNTCRVDIDGRMYSPQEISAMVLQKMKKTAEDYLGHEVTEAVITVPAYFNDSQRQATKEAGEIAGLTVKRIINEPTAAALAYGLDKKTKDMTIAVYDLGGGTFDISVLELGDGVFEVKSTNGDTHLGGDDFDQVIIDYLADHFKSQENMDLRKDPMALQRLKEASEKAKIELSGSTETEINLPYITAMDGVPKHLALKLTRAKFEQLADNLVKRTLKPCEDALKDAGLTKNDIDEIILVGGSTRIPRIQQVVEEFFGKKPNKGVNPDEVVAVGAAIQGGVLTGEVKDVLLLDVSPLSLGIETLGGVYDVVIEANSTIPTKKSKVYSTAADNQPSVEIHILQGERPMAKDNRSVGRFILDGIPPAPRGVPQVEVSFDVDANGILSVSALDKGTGKKQNIRIEASTGLTKVEIEKMRNEAAANADLDKKIREKADKINEADALIFQTEKQLKEYGDKIPAEKKTVIETTVEALKNAHKTQDLDLITKHVEELNTAWQAASQDMYQATQNDQTGSNGAPENQTGNGTDEKVTDVEFEEVKK is encoded by the coding sequence ATGGGAAAAATAATAGGAATAGATTTAGGTACAACCAACTCCTGTGTTGCAGTTATGGAAGGTAACGAACCAGTTGTTATTGCAAATGATGAAGGTAGACGCACAACGCCTTCTATTGTAGCTTTTTTAGATAATGGTGAGCGTAAAGTAGGAGATCCTGCAAAACGCCAGGCAATTACGAATCCAAGGAAGACCATTTCATCAATTAAACGCTTTATGGGTGGTCGATTTGATGAGATGAACCTCGAAACTGGAAGGATGACCTATAAAGTTGCGAAAGGAGACAATAATACCTGTAGGGTAGATATAGATGGCAGAATGTATAGTCCGCAAGAAATTTCTGCAATGGTTTTACAGAAAATGAAAAAAACTGCAGAAGATTATCTTGGCCATGAAGTAACAGAAGCTGTAATTACGGTACCTGCATATTTCAATGATTCTCAGCGGCAAGCAACAAAAGAAGCAGGAGAGATTGCAGGATTAACCGTAAAGCGTATTATAAACGAACCTACTGCGGCCGCTTTAGCTTATGGATTGGATAAGAAAACAAAAGACATGACCATTGCTGTTTATGACCTTGGTGGTGGAACGTTTGATATTTCTGTGTTGGAATTAGGCGACGGCGTATTTGAAGTTAAATCTACTAATGGGGACACACATTTAGGAGGAGATGATTTTGATCAGGTTATTATAGACTATTTGGCAGATCATTTTAAATCCCAAGAGAACATGGATCTAAGAAAAGATCCAATGGCTTTACAACGTTTAAAAGAAGCATCTGAGAAAGCTAAAATTGAATTATCCGGATCTACCGAAACGGAAATTAACTTGCCTTATATTACTGCTATGGATGGGGTTCCTAAGCATTTGGCATTGAAATTAACCCGGGCAAAATTTGAACAATTAGCAGATAATCTCGTAAAGCGGACTTTAAAACCGTGTGAAGATGCTTTAAAAGATGCAGGCTTAACCAAGAATGATATAGATGAAATTATATTGGTAGGAGGTTCAACACGGATTCCAAGAATACAACAAGTAGTTGAAGAATTTTTTGGTAAAAAACCTAATAAAGGAGTAAATCCTGATGAAGTAGTAGCTGTAGGAGCAGCAATACAGGGTGGTGTATTAACGGGTGAAGTAAAAGATGTTTTATTGCTTGACGTTTCTCCACTTTCTTTAGGAATTGAAACTTTGGGTGGTGTTTATGATGTTGTGATAGAAGCAAATTCAACGATTCCAACCAAAAAATCAAAAGTGTATTCTACTGCAGCAGATAATCAGCCTTCCGTTGAAATACATATTTTACAAGGTGAACGCCCTATGGCAAAGGACAATCGCTCTGTAGGACGGTTTATCTTAGATGGTATACCCCCTGCACCTAGAGGGGTTCCACAAGTTGAGGTATCCTTTGATGTGGATGCGAATGGCATTTTAAGTGTAAGTGCTTTAGATAAAGGGACTGGTAAAAAGCAAAACATCCGCATAGAAGCTTCTACAGGTTTGACTAAAGTTGAAATTGAAAAAATGAGAAATGAAGCTGCCGCAAACGCAGATTTAGATAAAAAAATTAGAGAGAAAGCAGATAAAATTAATGAGGCGGATGCTTTAATTTTCCAAACAGAGAAACAATTAAAGGAATATGGAGATAAAATTCCTGCAGAGAAAAAGACTGTTATCGAGACCACTGTGGAAGCATTAAAAAATGCACACAAAACGCAGGATTTAGATTTGATTACCAAACATGTTGAAGAGTTGAACACTGCATGGCAAGCGGCAAGTCAAGATATGTATCAAGCCACCCAAAATGATCAAACGGGTTCTAATGGAGCTCCTGAAAATCAAACAGGGAATGGCACTGATGAAAAAGTAACGGACGTTGAATTTGAAGAAGTAAAAAAGTAA
- a CDS encoding DUF1800 domain-containing protein, translated as MPDNKCLTGGLQEYIPSPAKPWNEKRIHHLYNKLCNGAPPYLISAAKANKPSVLIDYLIGTAMSHPLPGEKKVGVRTYDYTYQWKEQNIAEDPNAYYKYLELVHMWFNGMITEGVRHKLVLFWSNHFVATADGAGNRPTWVFQYYYLLHKYAFGDFREFVKAIGLTPSMILYLNGNANVSGRPNENYARELLELFTMGVGNYTQKDVAETARALTGWNIKYYDAGGGNYVIGPTKIDEFVFYRYNHDWKGKVIFGKTVGNFGGVVPATEDEALIKAQTEYESLHDNVIFNVKKNEVAQFICKKLYKYYLYNDPPQEIIDGLATVFINSNFNIAEVLKTLFKSEHFFEDEAMGLVIKSHIDNQIHFFRSLDLEPGKDFFKYKWINNTFQAEVPDPANFPNSLNRDTLSNVYYATSNLGQTLFNPINVAGWPGYRAWLNEFTLVNRWKYNRDQFGYFLQYDRTKEKYRDFLKTLSGNVSDPDLIVRSVINYFITVELPEDIIQTAIGVFKSLVPSNYYTNGTWNLDYFTVPNQFIALVNYMVTLPEFQLL; from the coding sequence ATGCCTGATAATAAATGTCTTACAGGAGGTTTACAGGAATATATTCCAAGCCCTGCAAAACCATGGAATGAAAAAAGGATCCATCATCTTTATAACAAACTATGCAACGGTGCGCCACCATATCTGATTAGTGCCGCAAAAGCAAATAAGCCTTCCGTTTTAATTGATTATTTAATTGGCACCGCCATGAGCCATCCACTGCCAGGAGAAAAGAAAGTTGGAGTAAGAACCTATGATTATACCTATCAATGGAAAGAACAAAACATTGCTGAAGATCCGAATGCATATTACAAATACCTGGAATTAGTCCATATGTGGTTTAATGGCATGATTACAGAGGGTGTAAGACATAAACTGGTGCTTTTTTGGTCAAATCATTTTGTTGCAACGGCAGACGGAGCAGGTAACCGTCCTACCTGGGTGTTTCAATATTACTACCTTCTACATAAATATGCATTTGGTGATTTTAGAGAATTTGTGAAAGCTATAGGACTCACGCCATCCATGATCTTATATTTAAATGGAAATGCTAATGTCTCGGGAAGACCGAATGAAAATTATGCACGAGAATTACTTGAATTATTTACTATGGGTGTTGGAAACTACACTCAGAAAGATGTTGCCGAAACAGCTCGAGCCTTAACAGGTTGGAATATTAAGTATTATGATGCGGGTGGTGGAAATTATGTAATTGGTCCGACAAAAATCGATGAATTTGTTTTTTATAGATATAATCATGACTGGAAAGGGAAAGTAATATTTGGCAAAACAGTTGGTAACTTTGGTGGTGTTGTTCCTGCAACAGAAGACGAGGCTTTAATTAAAGCACAAACAGAATACGAGTCTTTACATGACAATGTAATTTTCAATGTAAAGAAAAACGAAGTTGCACAATTTATTTGTAAGAAACTTTACAAATATTATTTATACAATGATCCACCACAAGAAATAATTGATGGCTTGGCAACTGTATTTATTAATTCTAATTTTAACATTGCTGAGGTATTAAAGACCTTGTTTAAAAGCGAACATTTTTTTGAGGATGAAGCAATGGGACTTGTAATAAAAAGTCATATTGATAATCAAATTCATTTTTTCAGAAGCTTGGATCTTGAACCTGGAAAAGATTTCTTTAAATATAAATGGATTAATAATACCTTCCAGGCTGAGGTGCCAGATCCTGCAAATTTTCCAAATAGTTTAAACAGAGACACGCTGAGCAATGTCTATTATGCTACATCGAATCTTGGTCAAACGCTGTTTAACCCAATAAATGTTGCTGGTTGGCCAGGCTATAGAGCTTGGTTAAATGAATTCACATTAGTAAATCGATGGAAATACAATCGCGATCAATTTGGGTATTTTTTGCAATATGATAGAACCAAAGAAAAATATAGAGACTTTTTAAAAACACTTTCCGGCAATGTCAGCGATCCGGATTTAATCGTACGAAGCGTTATAAATTATTTTATAACTGTTGAATTACCAGAAGATATAATTCAAACTGCCATCGGCGTTTTTAAATCCTTAGTTCCATCTAATTACTATACTAATGGAACCTGGAATTTAGATTATTTCACAGTGCCTAACCAATTTATTGCATTAGTAAATTATATGGTTACACTTCCTGAATTTCAATTATTATAA
- a CDS encoding DUF4249 family protein produces the protein MKILTRFICFLLLAGFLNSCSEDFQLTEPYKDIPVIYGLLNRADTAHYIRIQKAFVDENIASTQLAKNPDSLYYPNPTVKLVNELTKQEFLLSKVDGNLEGLVRQNGPFATSPNYLYKILSKDINLKGGDKITLQLLRGDGKAPVTATIILVGDISFTFPDDNTRQLKIFYESSYLFGWKHQSNTSVFDLKALVSIDELNIVTQKVETKIIEIPFAKSFPGKTGSSTNISSTKVLGSTLYNFLHDQLTVDPSIERYINKLDFYLTGGGPEIQNYLNIINANTGITASQEIPRYTNLSEGFGIFSSAVTIKKTITLQNPTIDSLQMHPLTRDLNFK, from the coding sequence ATGAAAATCCTAACTCGTTTTATTTGTTTTTTACTTTTGGCTGGCTTTTTAAATTCTTGTTCAGAAGATTTTCAATTAACAGAACCCTATAAAGACATTCCGGTTATTTATGGCCTTTTAAATCGAGCAGATACGGCTCATTATATACGGATTCAAAAAGCATTTGTAGATGAAAACATTGCTTCTACCCAATTGGCCAAAAATCCAGATTCTTTATATTATCCAAATCCAACTGTCAAATTAGTAAATGAACTCACAAAACAAGAGTTTTTACTAAGTAAAGTGGATGGAAATCTTGAAGGACTTGTAAGGCAAAATGGACCTTTTGCTACAAGCCCAAATTACCTATATAAAATTTTGTCTAAGGATATCAATTTAAAAGGAGGCGATAAAATAACTTTGCAATTATTGAGAGGTGATGGTAAAGCACCAGTAACAGCAACGATAATACTTGTTGGGGATATCAGTTTTACATTTCCGGATGACAATACCAGACAGTTAAAGATATTTTATGAAAGTTCCTATTTATTTGGTTGGAAACATCAATCAAATACCTCTGTATTTGATTTAAAAGCATTGGTTTCAATTGATGAATTAAATATCGTAACTCAAAAAGTGGAAACTAAAATAATTGAAATACCGTTTGCTAAAAGTTTTCCTGGTAAAACTGGATCATCGACAAATATCAGTAGTACAAAAGTGTTAGGTTCAACTTTATATAACTTTTTACATGATCAATTGACTGTTGATCCAAGTATTGAACGATACATTAATAAACTTGATTTTTATCTTACCGGTGGAGGGCCAGAGATCCAGAATTATCTAAATATTATCAATGCGAATACTGGTATTACAGCTTCTCAGGAAATCCCACGTTATACTAACCTTTCAGAAGGTTTTGGAATCTTTAGTTCAGCAGTGACTATCAAAAAAACGATTACGTTGCAAAATCCAACCATTGATTCTTTACAAATGCATCCATTGACAAGAGACTTAAATTTCAAATAA